Proteins found in one Planctomicrobium piriforme genomic segment:
- a CDS encoding tetratricopeptide repeat protein, whose product MAHAAVDQLPSGLASSPCLQGERVAFTGTLASMTHAQAAALVAGHGGAATDHVSRQTTMLVIGEEGWPLDDNGQPSVKLQQVERWRQDGVDIQLLNETHWLSLLGLNDQREEVHRLYTPAMLSSILGLSVHVIRGWARVGLIRPVRMVYRLPYFDFREVSSARRLSDLLQSGVPRKDLEESLKQLPGVQRGDERPLEQLQILAHQLGVVIRDDHGLVMAVNGQRLLDFDDPTDAADVEVLEEAAQSIRFAPPLPDEDEPRDWLVEGCRLYDADRLREALEAFRRAALSSPRSADVHFQIGECLYRMGQTTGALERYYAAVEHDHDFLEAWTQIGCLHRELGDLQSARSAFQQSLKLLPEYPDAHFHLAETLYDLGDDALARVHWAEYLQHDSRGPWADIARQRLEGVDFDE is encoded by the coding sequence ATGGCTCACGCTGCCGTCGACCAACTGCCGTCCGGACTTGCCAGTTCTCCCTGCCTGCAAGGGGAACGGGTGGCGTTCACAGGCACGCTCGCCTCGATGACGCACGCCCAGGCTGCCGCACTGGTGGCCGGGCATGGGGGGGCGGCGACCGACCACGTCAGCCGCCAGACGACGATGCTCGTCATCGGCGAAGAAGGCTGGCCGCTCGACGACAACGGTCAGCCCTCCGTCAAACTACAACAGGTCGAACGCTGGCGGCAGGACGGCGTCGATATCCAGTTGCTGAACGAGACGCACTGGCTGTCACTGCTGGGGCTGAACGACCAGCGCGAAGAAGTCCACCGGCTCTATACGCCGGCGATGCTCTCTTCGATCCTCGGGCTTTCGGTGCATGTGATCCGCGGGTGGGCCCGAGTGGGACTGATCCGCCCCGTGCGAATGGTCTATCGACTCCCTTATTTCGACTTCCGTGAAGTCAGTTCTGCTCGCCGCTTGAGCGACTTGCTGCAATCAGGCGTCCCTCGCAAAGACCTCGAAGAAAGTCTGAAGCAATTGCCCGGCGTGCAGCGCGGGGATGAACGTCCGCTCGAACAGTTGCAGATCCTGGCGCATCAACTGGGAGTCGTGATTCGCGACGATCATGGACTGGTGATGGCGGTCAACGGCCAGCGGCTGCTCGACTTTGATGATCCTACGGATGCGGCCGATGTCGAGGTGCTGGAAGAAGCGGCCCAGTCGATTCGTTTCGCACCTCCGCTCCCTGATGAAGATGAGCCGCGCGACTGGCTGGTCGAAGGCTGCCGACTGTATGACGCAGACCGACTGCGGGAAGCGCTCGAAGCATTTCGTCGGGCAGCACTTTCTTCACCACGCTCCGCCGATGTGCATTTTCAGATTGGCGAATGTCTGTACCGAATGGGGCAGACGACCGGAGCGCTAGAGCGGTATTACGCCGCCGTCGAACACGATCACGACTTTCTAGAAGCCTGGACGCAGATTGGCTGCCTGCACCGCGAACTCGGAGATCTGCAGTCCGCGCGGTCCGCGTTTCAGCAGTCGCTGAAGTTGCTGCCAGAGTATCCCGACGCCCACTTCCATCTCGCTGAAACGCTGTACGACCTCGGCGACGATGCGCTCGCCCGGGTGCATTGGGCCGAATATCTCCAACACGATTCCCGCGGCCCCTGGGCTGACATCGCCCGACAACGTCTTGAAGGGGTTGATTTCGACGAATAG
- a CDS encoding NAD(P)/FAD-dependent oxidoreductase, with translation MQTAPFDAVIVGHGLAGATLAWTFRLRGQRIAVIDQPRPDGASRVAAGLITPLSGPKLIPAWGWSEAWPRALTFYRRIEERLQRTLLANLPAVRLFTSDELRERFHVRFARRNEGIIAREPMPFPNPEWFDAPFGAIEMTEAARLDVVAYLDASWQSLKEDDACYEASIDPVHDIQLDNNGVFLPAFQLRAQRVFFCQGATAQGQHWFDRVRFNPAKGELLTVRIPAITESRTIHQEVWLAPIEEGLFRVGATFEWQQLDSLPTTAGREHLLARLKRFVKQPIEVVDQQAAVRPTMHDFRPVLGLHPDEPRVGIFNGLGAKGVLWAPWLAGCLADAVLHGQPIPAELDVQRWFR, from the coding sequence ATGCAGACCGCCCCGTTTGACGCCGTGATCGTTGGGCATGGATTGGCCGGGGCGACGCTCGCCTGGACGTTCCGCCTGCGCGGGCAACGCATTGCTGTGATTGACCAGCCGAGGCCAGACGGGGCCTCGCGCGTGGCGGCCGGACTCATCACTCCGCTCTCCGGCCCAAAACTGATCCCCGCCTGGGGCTGGAGCGAAGCCTGGCCTCGCGCGTTGACGTTTTACCGCCGGATTGAAGAACGTCTGCAGAGAACACTCCTGGCAAATCTTCCCGCCGTGCGGCTCTTCACCTCGGATGAACTGCGAGAGCGTTTTCATGTGCGTTTCGCGCGCCGCAATGAAGGCATCATTGCCCGTGAGCCGATGCCCTTTCCGAATCCAGAATGGTTCGATGCTCCTTTCGGTGCAATCGAGATGACGGAGGCCGCGCGGCTCGATGTGGTTGCTTATCTGGATGCAAGCTGGCAATCGTTGAAAGAAGATGACGCTTGTTATGAAGCTTCGATTGATCCGGTCCATGACATTCAGTTGGATAACAACGGTGTCTTTCTGCCAGCGTTCCAGCTTCGCGCTCAACGGGTGTTCTTTTGTCAGGGAGCGACTGCGCAGGGTCAGCATTGGTTCGACCGCGTGCGATTCAATCCTGCGAAGGGAGAATTGCTGACCGTCCGAATTCCGGCGATCACGGAGTCTCGGACGATTCATCAGGAAGTCTGGCTCGCGCCGATTGAAGAAGGTCTCTTTCGAGTTGGCGCGACGTTCGAATGGCAGCAACTCGACAGTCTGCCGACAACTGCTGGACGCGAACACCTCCTGGCCCGATTGAAACGCTTCGTGAAACAACCAATTGAAGTCGTCGACCAGCAGGCGGCCGTACGACCGACGATGCACGACTTCCGGCCAGTGCTGGGTCTGCATCCGGACGAACCGCGCGTCGGGATCTTCAATGGTCTTGGCGCAAAAGGAGTCTTGTGGGCGCCATGGCTCGCGGGATGCCTGGCGGATGCGGTTTTGCACGGTCAGCCGATTCCTGCAGAACTGGACGTGCAACGATGGTTCCGTTGA
- a CDS encoding class I SAM-dependent methyltransferase, with the protein MVPLTQEAHDLVQGCLSPGDTAIDATAGNGHDALFLATTVGELGHVFAIDVQPAACAACQQRVSAAGQTNVQVIHGDHAQFEQLIPGEYRGKVAAVMFNLGYLPGGDKTIVTTAERTVRALAHSLEWLRDGGILCIIAYRGHPGGREEAAAVEAWLRERESEGHLRLTCATFSESQTPVLLALQKG; encoded by the coding sequence ATGGTTCCGTTGACCCAGGAAGCGCACGATCTGGTGCAAGGCTGCCTTTCCCCAGGCGACACCGCCATCGACGCCACCGCCGGCAACGGGCACGACGCACTCTTTCTCGCGACGACCGTCGGCGAACTGGGACACGTCTTCGCGATTGACGTTCAGCCCGCCGCCTGTGCTGCCTGCCAGCAGCGAGTGAGCGCCGCAGGTCAGACGAATGTGCAGGTGATCCATGGCGACCATGCACAATTTGAGCAATTGATTCCCGGCGAGTATCGTGGCAAAGTTGCGGCAGTGATGTTCAATCTCGGCTACCTGCCAGGCGGTGACAAAACCATCGTGACGACAGCAGAGCGAACTGTGAGAGCGCTCGCGCATTCGCTCGAATGGCTGCGAGATGGCGGCATCCTCTGCATCATCGCCTACCGGGGCCATCCCGGCGGACGGGAAGAAGCTGCGGCGGTCGAAGCGTGGCTGCGCGAAAGAGAATCCGAAGGACATCTGCGGCTGACGTGTGCCACGTTTAGTGAAAGCCAGACGCCAGTGCTGCTGGCACTTCAGAAGGGGTAA
- a CDS encoding PVC-type heme-binding CxxCH protein encodes MNDQHIACHWTRPPAQAGAVISIAMAFACAFGVLAVAQAQTMTPSTAPQSGPAGNAEVEKVMQTFQGRGDIGDDSEPTPAPQAIQQFQLDEGLKIELLASEPDVKQPLYLWFDERERMWLVEYRQYPFPAGLKVLRYDQHLRAVFDNVPKPPPHHVPGLDKVSVFEDTDGDGQYDQHRDVITGLNIATAVVTGRGGIWILNPPYLLFYPDANGDDVPDGDPQVKLSGFGLQDTHAVANSLAWGPDGWLYGANGSTTTADVTSKASHVRFEGQCIWRFQPETEVFEMFAEGGGNTFSLEFDAEGRLFSGTNFDDTRGMFYPQGSYGVKNFGKHGPLSSPYAFGFFKHMEHQGDKDRFAQTFILYEGDTLPERYRGRIIAANALHNRVWASDLIPQGSTYRTVDLPVVCTTKDRWFRPVDVKAGPDGGIYLADWYDTRLSHVDPRDNWHKGSGRLYRLQAKDAPAHHPVDMNKQTDEQLIALLSHPNKWQRQTAVRVLGERLSKEAAASKTKTIEQLTTLCQSNSPGALEALWVLHWSGSFDEALARKLLSHENPHVRRWTVRLLGDRRLVSTSLGSDLASLAEREPDVQVRSQLASTARRLEAALALPILDGLLRHPEDAGDPHLPLLIWWGLEAQCGSTVLNGAPHVGVPLTALNSEPPREQLLQWLTDNAKWGNPIVKQTLATRLMQRFALENAGRPAAEQDWTSCDRLLALAPTPELRDVLLSGFLEAYQGQPGTNLPDALKTAVQDYQAQLGKSDVVTGMRLGQPDAIKKGLALLKDNSADPSLRLTLAQACGQTTVPGAVPVLVGLLRSPSSALKKEALLSLVRYSDEQIPTSICAAYHSTLTAADGQRVTALRVLASRPEWTQRLLKEVAEYRIPVGDVPADVVQQMRLHTQPDIQKQMNGFWGQVRQTNAEKQQQIERLHQLVRGRQKPDGGKLPDAQAGQKLFREHCGTCHTLFGEGGSLGPNLTGYERSNLDFLLLAIVDPSAGIREEFTQFQVVTTDGRVLTGLLTDQSPLAVTLKGTNNQTTVIPREQIDILQAMSTSLMPEGALQKLSDEQVLALFQYLMSPVPVR; translated from the coding sequence ATGAACGATCAACACATTGCCTGCCACTGGACTCGCCCACCTGCTCAGGCTGGCGCAGTCATCTCGATTGCGATGGCATTCGCGTGCGCGTTCGGCGTCCTTGCTGTGGCGCAGGCACAGACGATGACGCCTTCAACAGCGCCCCAATCCGGCCCGGCGGGCAATGCTGAAGTCGAAAAGGTGATGCAGACGTTTCAGGGACGGGGAGATATCGGCGATGACAGCGAGCCGACCCCGGCTCCGCAGGCAATCCAGCAGTTCCAACTCGACGAAGGCCTGAAGATCGAACTGCTCGCCAGCGAGCCGGACGTGAAACAGCCTCTGTATCTCTGGTTCGATGAACGGGAACGGATGTGGCTGGTCGAGTACCGGCAGTATCCTTTTCCCGCCGGTTTGAAAGTCCTCCGCTACGACCAGCATCTCCGGGCGGTCTTCGACAACGTTCCCAAGCCCCCGCCGCACCACGTTCCCGGTCTCGACAAGGTCTCTGTCTTCGAAGACACCGACGGCGACGGCCAGTATGACCAACATCGTGATGTCATTACCGGGCTCAACATTGCCACGGCCGTTGTGACCGGCCGCGGCGGAATCTGGATTCTTAACCCGCCATATCTGCTGTTCTATCCCGATGCGAATGGGGATGACGTGCCAGACGGCGATCCTCAGGTGAAGCTCAGCGGCTTCGGCCTGCAGGATACGCATGCCGTCGCGAACAGTTTGGCGTGGGGACCGGACGGCTGGCTGTACGGCGCGAATGGGTCCACCACCACTGCCGATGTCACGTCGAAGGCCTCGCACGTTCGCTTCGAAGGACAGTGCATCTGGCGGTTTCAACCTGAAACCGAGGTCTTTGAAATGTTCGCGGAAGGAGGCGGCAACACGTTCTCACTCGAGTTCGATGCCGAGGGGCGACTTTTCTCCGGAACCAACTTCGACGACACGCGCGGCATGTTCTATCCGCAGGGTTCGTATGGAGTGAAGAACTTCGGGAAGCATGGCCCGCTGTCGAGCCCCTATGCGTTCGGCTTCTTCAAGCACATGGAACATCAGGGAGACAAAGACCGCTTTGCGCAGACGTTCATTCTGTACGAAGGCGATACGCTGCCAGAGCGGTATCGCGGCCGCATCATCGCCGCGAATGCCTTGCACAATCGGGTCTGGGCCAGCGACCTGATTCCCCAGGGTTCGACATATCGGACGGTTGACCTGCCGGTGGTCTGCACCACAAAAGATCGCTGGTTCCGGCCGGTCGACGTGAAGGCAGGTCCAGACGGCGGCATCTATCTGGCCGACTGGTACGACACGCGACTGAGCCATGTTGACCCTCGCGATAACTGGCACAAGGGGAGCGGGCGGCTGTATCGGCTGCAGGCGAAAGACGCTCCGGCGCATCACCCTGTCGACATGAACAAACAGACCGACGAACAGCTCATCGCGCTGCTGTCACATCCCAACAAATGGCAGCGGCAAACGGCCGTCCGCGTGCTGGGAGAGCGGTTAAGCAAGGAAGCGGCTGCGTCGAAGACAAAAACAATCGAACAACTCACCACGTTGTGCCAGTCCAACAGCCCTGGCGCATTGGAAGCCCTGTGGGTGCTGCACTGGTCAGGCAGTTTTGATGAAGCACTGGCGCGAAAATTACTGTCGCACGAGAACCCGCATGTGCGGCGCTGGACGGTGCGACTGCTGGGGGACCGGCGACTGGTCAGCACGAGTCTCGGCAGCGATCTCGCCAGCCTGGCAGAACGCGAACCCGACGTGCAGGTGCGTTCTCAACTGGCGTCAACTGCGCGGCGCCTGGAAGCAGCGCTGGCGTTGCCGATTCTCGACGGCCTGCTACGGCATCCGGAAGACGCCGGCGATCCTCACCTGCCGCTGCTGATCTGGTGGGGGCTCGAAGCGCAGTGCGGCAGCACCGTCCTCAATGGCGCACCGCATGTGGGAGTACCGCTGACGGCACTGAACTCTGAGCCGCCGCGAGAACAGTTGCTGCAATGGCTGACAGACAACGCGAAGTGGGGCAACCCGATCGTCAAGCAAACGCTGGCAACAAGATTGATGCAGCGGTTTGCCCTGGAGAATGCGGGTCGACCGGCAGCCGAACAGGACTGGACCAGTTGCGATCGATTGCTGGCGCTGGCGCCCACGCCGGAATTGCGTGATGTTCTCCTGAGTGGATTTCTCGAAGCCTATCAGGGACAGCCGGGCACGAACCTGCCGGACGCCTTGAAAACGGCAGTGCAGGACTACCAGGCGCAACTTGGCAAGTCAGACGTCGTCACTGGCATGCGACTCGGTCAGCCGGATGCGATCAAGAAAGGACTCGCGCTGCTGAAGGACAACTCCGCCGACCCGTCACTGCGGCTGACACTCGCGCAAGCCTGCGGGCAGACGACGGTACCGGGGGCCGTGCCCGTCCTTGTGGGACTGCTGCGTTCTCCGTCGAGCGCTTTGAAGAAAGAGGCGCTGCTGTCGCTGGTGCGCTACTCCGACGAGCAGATCCCGACCAGCATTTGCGCGGCTTATCATTCGACGCTGACGGCAGCGGATGGTCAACGGGTCACAGCGCTGCGGGTGCTGGCGAGCCGGCCGGAATGGACGCAGCGGTTGCTCAAGGAAGTCGCCGAGTACCGCATTCCCGTCGGCGACGTGCCGGCCGATGTCGTGCAGCAGATGCGGCTGCATACGCAGCCGGACATTCAAAAACAGATGAACGGGTTCTGGGGACAAGTCCGGCAGACGAACGCAGAGAAACAGCAGCAGATCGAGCGATTGCACCAGTTGGTCCGCGGCCGACAGAAGCCGGATGGCGGGAAGTTGCCGGATGCACAGGCCGGCCAGAAACTGTTCCGCGAGCATTGTGGAACCTGCCATACCTTATTTGGAGAAGGGGGGAGCCTGGGACCGAATCTCACAGGGTACGAGCGCTCGAACCTGGACTTCCTCTTATTAGCCATTGTTGATCCGTCTGCAGGCATTCGCGAAGAGTTCACGCAGTTTCAAGTCGTGACGACAGACGGCAGAGTGCTCACCGGTCTCCTGACCGACCAATCCCCCCTCGCGGTCACGCTGAAGGGGACGAACAATCAGACGACGGTGATTCCTCGCGAGCAGATCGACATTCTGCAGGCGATGTCCACCTCGCTGATGCCGGAAGGGGCGCTGCAGAAGCTCTCCGACGAGCAGGTGTTGGCGCTGTTCCAATATCTGATGAGTCCGGTGCCTGTGCGGTAA
- a CDS encoding SDR family NAD(P)-dependent oxidoreductase, which produces MSTIAILGASGTIGTATARRLIAAGRKVLLLGRTQEKLAKLAAELDQPFALFDPSASASLEAALVGVDDLAGLVNCCGSLLLKPGHSTTDDEFRQTFEANLFTAFATVRVAGKLLRQRGGSVVLFASAAAEIGIQNHEAIAAAKAGVIGLARSAAATYAPNNIRVNVVSPGLMRTELTRRVWENPAAAAASIELHALGRLGEPEHAASLVAWLLDPENDWITGQVIGVDGGLGHVLPRRR; this is translated from the coding sequence ATGTCGACGATCGCAATTCTCGGCGCCTCAGGCACGATCGGCACGGCCACCGCCCGGCGTCTCATTGCTGCCGGCCGGAAAGTGCTGCTGCTGGGAAGAACTCAGGAGAAGCTGGCTAAGCTGGCCGCGGAACTCGATCAGCCGTTTGCCCTGTTCGATCCCTCCGCATCAGCTTCGCTTGAGGCAGCGCTCGTAGGTGTTGATGATCTCGCCGGGCTCGTGAACTGCTGCGGATCGTTGCTGCTCAAGCCTGGGCATTCCACAACGGACGACGAGTTTCGGCAGACGTTCGAAGCGAATCTATTCACCGCGTTCGCCACCGTTCGTGTGGCTGGCAAGCTGCTTCGCCAGCGCGGCGGATCTGTCGTACTCTTTGCATCGGCTGCTGCCGAGATCGGCATCCAGAACCACGAAGCGATCGCTGCCGCCAAGGCCGGCGTGATCGGACTCGCGCGTTCGGCCGCGGCGACTTATGCCCCAAACAATATTCGCGTGAACGTGGTGAGTCCCGGATTGATGCGCACGGAACTGACGCGTCGCGTCTGGGAGAACCCTGCCGCCGCGGCGGCCTCAATCGAACTCCACGCGCTCGGGCGGCTGGGCGAGCCAGAACACGCAGCCTCGCTCGTCGCCTGGTTGCTTGATCCAGAAAACGACTGGATCACCGGTCAGGTGATTGGAGTCGATGGTGGACTGGGTCATGTCCTCCCCCGCCGCCGCTGA